The following coding sequences are from one Candidatus Nezhaarchaeales archaeon window:
- a CDS encoding KaiC domain-containing protein → MRSNAEVHKRLGMHSSTVGSQLITRISTGVPGVDQLLAGGIPKGFVVAVTGEPGTGKTIFCIHFIAEGIKRGDKCVYVTTEESLNSIIVQAAQFNFDFKKAVEDKKLVIIDALMRPGEEPWSLQSLNPEELVNKVIEAKKYLGYGDGRLVVDSMSAFWLDAPAMARRHSYYVKKVLSQWGFTILLTSQYAITTSEAFGFGVEHIADGIIRFRRSIVGGRLQRYLLIEKMRQTPHDLRLHLIDIVDGKGFVVLRPVELRKEDIVLPKSVVRKVLEAKGETEPRHINNSNI, encoded by the coding sequence ATGAGGTCAAACGCGGAGGTTCATAAGAGGTTGGGTATGCATAGTTCTACGGTTGGAAGTCAGCTTATAACCCGTATTTCTACGGGCGTACCGGGTGTAGATCAGCTTTTAGCTGGAGGTATCCCTAAGGGGTTTGTAGTAGCCGTTACCGGTGAACCGGGTACGGGTAAAACGATTTTCTGCATACACTTCATAGCTGAAGGAATTAAGAGGGGGGATAAATGCGTATACGTTACTACGGAGGAGAGCCTTAATTCTATAATCGTTCAAGCAGCCCAGTTTAACTTCGACTTTAAGAAGGCCGTTGAGGATAAGAAGCTAGTAATAATAGATGCGTTAATGCGTCCCGGGGAGGAGCCTTGGTCCCTACAATCCTTAAACCCTGAGGAGCTCGTTAATAAGGTTATAGAGGCGAAGAAGTATTTAGGGTACGGTGACGGTAGGCTCGTAGTTGACTCGATGAGCGCCTTCTGGCTTGACGCCCCAGCTATGGCTAGAAGGCACTCCTACTACGTTAAAAAGGTGTTATCGCAGTGGGGCTTCACAATATTGTTAACGTCTCAGTACGCTATAACTACCTCGGAGGCCTTCGGCTTCGGCGTTGAACATATAGCCGATGGGATAATAAGGTTTAGGAGGAGCATTGTTGGTGGAAGGCTTCAGAGGTATCTACTAATAGAGAAGATGAGGCAAACACCTCACGACCTTAGGCTTCACCTAATAGATATAGTGGACGGTAAGGGCTTCGTAGTCTTACGGCCCGTGGAGCTTAGGAAGGAGGATATAGTGCTCCCTAAATCCGTGGTACGTAAAGTTTTGGAGGCTAAGGGGGAAACGGAGCCTAGACATATTAATAACAGTAATATTTAG
- a CDS encoding RuvB-like helicase produces MSRITEVTRRWERVGAHSHIKGLGLKDGKALSVAGGMVGQIEGREAAGIIVEMIKRGKMAGRAVLLAGPPGTGKTAIASAIAKELGADVPFIMIAASEIYSSEMKKTEFLMQALRKAIGIRIHETRRVYEGMVSDLEIKTGKHPYNPYQQIPIGARIKLKTRDEERSFNVDETIVQELLARNTAVGDVIWIDAETGRVSKLGRCQEAPETAKYDIEATAKVPLPTGPISKEKEFVYTTTLHTLDESSAQRGSMFTLLFGGREEREIPPEVRQSVDETVKRWVDEGKAEVIPGVLFIDEASALDIETFSFLGRAMEGELAPVIILATNRGITKVKGTDIISPHGIPIDLLDRLLIITTKEYTADEIREILKIRALEEKVDLDDEALNLLTKIGVENSLRYAVQLLTPAYEVAMKDNRRKVTSKDVERVKSLFADVKQSVKYLKEYEDRLLK; encoded by the coding sequence TTGTCTAGGATTACCGAGGTTACTCGCCGTTGGGAGCGTGTAGGGGCTCATAGCCATATTAAGGGGTTAGGGCTAAAGGATGGGAAGGCCCTATCGGTAGCCGGAGGGATGGTAGGGCAGATCGAAGGCCGTGAAGCCGCTGGCATCATAGTTGAAATGATTAAACGCGGTAAGATGGCTGGTCGCGCCGTTCTACTAGCCGGCCCTCCAGGTACAGGTAAAACCGCTATAGCCTCAGCTATAGCTAAGGAGCTAGGCGCAGACGTCCCCTTCATAATGATAGCCGCCTCAGAAATTTACTCCTCAGAGATGAAGAAAACCGAGTTTTTAATGCAAGCGTTAAGGAAGGCTATAGGCATCAGGATCCATGAAACACGCAGGGTTTACGAGGGGATGGTTTCAGACCTAGAGATTAAAACCGGTAAGCATCCCTATAACCCATACCAACAGATCCCGATAGGCGCTAGGATTAAGCTGAAAACGAGGGATGAGGAGCGTAGCTTTAACGTGGATGAAACCATCGTGCAGGAGTTATTAGCGAGAAATACCGCGGTAGGCGACGTCATATGGATAGATGCTGAAACAGGACGCGTAAGCAAGCTTGGTAGATGCCAGGAAGCACCTGAGACCGCTAAGTACGATATCGAGGCAACAGCTAAAGTACCCTTACCCACCGGACCCATATCGAAGGAGAAGGAGTTCGTTTACACCACTACATTACACACCCTAGATGAAAGTAGCGCGCAGAGGGGAAGCATGTTTACCCTACTCTTCGGTGGACGTGAGGAGCGGGAAATACCGCCGGAGGTTAGACAAAGCGTTGATGAAACCGTTAAGCGATGGGTTGACGAGGGTAAAGCCGAGGTCATACCGGGCGTCCTCTTCATAGATGAAGCCTCAGCCCTCGACATAGAAACCTTCTCCTTCCTCGGTAGGGCTATGGAGGGTGAGCTAGCCCCGGTTATAATACTAGCTACCAATAGAGGTATAACGAAGGTTAAGGGGACCGACATTATATCGCCCCACGGCATCCCTATCGATCTACTGGATCGGCTCCTTATAATAACTACGAAGGAGTATACGGCTGATGAAATACGTGAAATACTTAAGATAAGGGCTCTCGAGGAGAAGGTGGATCTTGACGATGAGGCGTTAAACCTCCTAACAAAAATAGGGGTTGAGAACTCGTTACGTTACGCCGTCCAACTACTAACGCCAGCCTACGAAGTAGCTATGAAGGACAATAGGAGAAAGGTTACGTCTAAAGATGTTGAAAGGGTTAAATCGCTCTTCGCAGACGTTAAACAATCAGTTAAATACCTCAAGGAGTACGAGGATCGACTGCTAAAGTAG
- a CDS encoding homocysteine biosynthesis protein: protein MVEERGQETLRTYEEVNAKIKRGDAVVMTADEYVEYARRYGVEKAAKEVDVVTTGTFGAMCSSGAFINFGHSEPPMKMYRCWLNDVPAYKGLAAVDAYIGATAMSETKGFEYGGGHVIEDLVSRKEVELRAESYGTDCYPRKYIETVISIDTVNQAVMVNPRNAYQRYNAATNSTDRILYTYMGTLLPRLGNVTFSGSGQLNPLCKDRGLEVIGLGTRIFLGGGIGYVIGQGTQHNPQNMFSTLMVKGDLKRMKPRYLRGATFHKYGTTLYVGLGVPIPLINMRVAQTAALSDEEIVTEILDYGVPSRRRPVLRRVSYAELKSGRTVVGDKTVPVSSLSSLKYAKEVAETLKKWILEGWFTVSRPVELLPSYEELKPLEARRYEPRVKDVMTRAVVTATLNEGLKDVASKMIKHNVDHVPVVDAHGVLKGIVTSWDIAKAVASGAEKLEDVMTVKVIVAKPDEAVDVVARRLSQYNISGTPVVDEAGRVIGIVTANDLAKLLRGVGG from the coding sequence ATGGTTGAGGAGCGGGGGCAGGAAACCCTTAGAACCTATGAGGAGGTAAACGCCAAAATAAAGCGTGGCGACGCCGTCGTTATGACGGCGGACGAGTACGTAGAGTACGCGCGTAGGTACGGGGTTGAGAAGGCGGCTAAGGAGGTAGACGTAGTAACGACGGGGACCTTCGGAGCGATGTGTAGCTCCGGGGCCTTTATAAACTTCGGGCATTCGGAGCCGCCCATGAAGATGTATAGGTGCTGGCTTAACGATGTACCAGCTTATAAGGGTTTAGCGGCCGTCGACGCCTATATAGGGGCTACAGCTATGAGCGAAACGAAGGGCTTCGAATACGGAGGAGGACATGTAATAGAGGACCTAGTAAGCCGTAAGGAAGTGGAATTACGCGCCGAATCCTACGGAACGGATTGTTATCCGAGGAAGTACATAGAGACCGTTATAAGCATAGATACCGTCAACCAGGCGGTAATGGTAAACCCTAGAAACGCTTATCAGCGTTACAACGCCGCTACCAACTCCACCGATAGAATCCTATATACATATATGGGTACCCTCCTACCGAGGCTTGGAAACGTAACGTTCTCAGGGTCAGGACAGTTAAACCCCCTATGCAAGGATAGAGGTCTCGAGGTCATTGGGTTAGGGACTAGGATCTTTCTAGGCGGAGGAATAGGATACGTTATAGGTCAAGGGACTCAGCATAACCCGCAGAATATGTTTAGCACCTTAATGGTTAAGGGCGACCTTAAAAGGATGAAGCCGCGCTACCTTCGAGGCGCTACCTTCCATAAGTATGGTACAACCCTCTACGTAGGGTTAGGGGTACCCATACCCCTAATAAACATGAGGGTTGCGCAAACCGCGGCGTTATCGGACGAGGAAATAGTGACTGAGATCTTAGACTATGGGGTTCCATCCCGCCGACGGCCAGTATTAAGGAGGGTTTCTTACGCTGAGCTTAAATCGGGGAGGACTGTGGTAGGCGATAAAACCGTACCGGTTTCATCGCTTTCAAGCCTTAAGTACGCTAAGGAGGTTGCTGAAACCTTAAAGAAGTGGATTCTGGAGGGGTGGTTCACTGTATCAAGACCCGTGGAGCTACTACCATCCTACGAGGAGCTTAAACCCCTCGAGGCCCGTAGGTACGAGCCTAGGGTTAAAGACGTTATGACCCGGGCCGTGGTAACGGCTACGCTTAACGAGGGTTTAAAGGACGTAGCTAGCAAAATGATTAAGCATAACGTCGATCACGTACCGGTGGTGGATGCACATGGAGTATTAAAGGGAATAGTAACCTCCTGGGATATAGCTAAAGCGGTTGCTTCCGGAGCTGAGAAGCTTGAGGACGTAATGACCGTTAAGGTTATAGTGGCTAAGCCTGATGAGGCTGTCGACGTCGTAGCTAGAAGGCTTTCACAGTATAATATCTCCGGTACGCCGGTGGTTGATGAGGCTGGAAGGGTTATAGGGATTGTAACCGCTAACGACTTAGCTAAGCTATTAAGGGGGGTAGGAGGTTGA
- a CDS encoding HAD-IA family hydrolase: MITSVLFDLGGTLANGVKNAKLQEQSVRRVINALDGLGVKVDALRLMEARLRNRRRHELYRRKTLKEVLAEQWMKEDLEAVGVTVSKEVLDAALKAHFDVVLATRTLYDDTLPTLEGVKALNLKVGVVSNVSSDWAVNELVKRLNIARYLDVVITSAKVGYRKPHPTIFLEALKALAVTPREAVFVGDDPVSDVAGAKRVGMIAVWLNRGGLQKEAIEADYVISSLLQLLQLLKRLNEKSNI, translated from the coding sequence ATGATTACATCAGTCCTATTCGATTTAGGCGGTACTCTAGCTAACGGCGTTAAGAACGCTAAGCTTCAAGAGCAATCCGTAAGGCGTGTGATTAACGCGCTCGACGGCTTAGGGGTTAAGGTAGACGCGTTAAGGTTAATGGAGGCTAGGTTAAGGAATCGTAGGAGACATGAGCTTTATCGGCGTAAAACCCTAAAGGAAGTATTGGCTGAGCAGTGGATGAAGGAGGACCTTGAAGCCGTTGGGGTCACGGTATCTAAGGAGGTTTTAGATGCTGCGTTAAAAGCGCATTTCGACGTAGTTCTAGCTACGCGTACCCTCTACGATGACACCCTACCTACTTTAGAAGGAGTTAAAGCCCTCAATCTTAAGGTCGGAGTGGTATCAAACGTATCAAGCGATTGGGCCGTTAATGAGCTAGTAAAACGTTTAAATATAGCTAGGTACTTGGACGTAGTGATTACATCGGCGAAGGTTGGCTATCGAAAGCCCCATCCAACAATCTTCCTAGAGGCCTTAAAGGCTTTAGCCGTAACGCCTCGGGAAGCGGTTTTCGTCGGCGACGACCCAGTATCAGACGTAGCCGGGGCTAAACGGGTTGGAATGATAGCCGTATGGCTTAATAGGGGAGGCCTTCAAAAAGAAGCTATAGAGGCTGACTACGTTATTAGCTCCCTACTACAGCTTCTACAGCTTCTTAAACGGCTTAACGAGAAGAGCAATATTTAA
- the trxA gene encoding thioredoxin, whose protein sequence is MGEGLELERVKRRMLDKLLKASKGYEVPGKPVHVGDGFDEFVSKYPLVVIDFWAEWCGPCLMLAPIIDELAMKYRGKIVFGKVNVDENPTIARRFSIYVVPTLIVFRKGLPVGRLEGYMPLKTLEAELSKYLD, encoded by the coding sequence ATGGGTGAGGGCCTAGAGCTTGAAAGAGTGAAGCGGAGGATGCTAGATAAGCTACTTAAGGCTTCGAAGGGTTACGAGGTACCGGGTAAACCGGTTCACGTTGGCGATGGCTTCGACGAGTTCGTATCTAAGTATCCCTTGGTGGTTATCGATTTCTGGGCTGAATGGTGTGGGCCTTGCTTAATGCTAGCCCCGATAATTGATGAGTTAGCGATGAAGTACCGCGGTAAAATAGTTTTTGGGAAGGTAAACGTTGATGAGAATCCGACGATCGCTAGGAGGTTTTCAATATACGTAGTACCGACGCTCATCGTGTTTAGGAAGGGGCTTCCTGTTGGGAGGCTCGAGGGCTACATGCCCCTTAAAACCCTTGAAGCCGAATTAAGCAAGTACTTAGATTAG
- a CDS encoding PAC2 family protein encodes MLRGLLSTPTVLRMSTGLKKRVLVAGLPGMGLVAKQVADYIVEVFNAKLVKRLHLVDLYPSLAFFSNGLLTPLDSKSFYRFYRKELNGVDLLVFTGDLQPSTAEGQHKLANEVIREVEREGVETVYTVAAYPVRSYTRDPQVYCVSNSVELLKELEGLGIPRLREDTTISGVNGLLAEYANRVGMKAACLLVETSIINGRDLRAAIAILKKLSIILGVEIDTERLEEEAIKFEEVVRGYAEKFIGWEEKGVSYI; translated from the coding sequence GTGCTTAGAGGATTATTAAGTACGCCTACGGTTTTACGTATGAGCACTGGTTTAAAGAAACGGGTCTTAGTGGCTGGTTTACCGGGTATGGGGCTTGTAGCTAAACAGGTGGCCGACTACATTGTTGAAGTATTTAACGCTAAACTCGTTAAGAGACTTCACCTAGTGGACCTCTACCCCTCCTTGGCTTTCTTCAGCAATGGACTGTTAACCCCTCTCGACTCTAAGAGCTTCTATAGGTTTTACCGTAAGGAGTTAAACGGCGTTGACTTATTGGTTTTCACAGGCGACCTACAGCCTTCAACCGCTGAAGGGCAGCATAAACTAGCGAACGAGGTTATAAGGGAGGTTGAAAGGGAGGGGGTTGAAACCGTGTATACGGTAGCTGCGTACCCGGTTCGTAGCTATACGAGGGATCCTCAAGTTTACTGCGTTTCAAATAGCGTTGAACTCCTTAAGGAGTTGGAAGGGTTAGGGATACCTAGGTTAAGGGAGGATACTACTATAAGCGGTGTTAACGGATTACTCGCGGAGTACGCTAATCGTGTAGGTATGAAGGCCGCCTGTCTACTTGTTGAGACCAGTATAATTAACGGTAGGGATTTAAGGGCGGCCATCGCGATCCTTAAAAAACTCTCCATAATACTCGGCGTCGAGATAGATACGGAGAGGCTGGAGGAGGAGGCTATTAAATTCGAAGAGGTTGTAAGGGGGTATGCTGAAAAATTCATTGGATGGGAGGAGAAAGGGGTTAGCTACATATAG
- the thsA gene encoding thermosome subunit alpha, protein MSVPAQAVPVLLLKEGTQRTVGRDAQRANIMAVKIISEAVKSSLGPMGMDKMLVSSFGDVTITNDGATILKEMDIQHPAAKMMVEVAKAQDTEVGDGTTTAVVLAGELLRNAEELLDQDIHPTVIMDGYRKAMNKALEILDSIAIKVDPTDRDTLMKCALTTLSGKSAVAEAKELLAKLSVDAILQVARKVDDRWVVDVDDVKVEKKRGESLTETQLIGGIVLDKEVVHPGMPKRVEKAKIALLECPLEIEKTEMTAKINITNPEQMKAFLDEEANMLRKMVDKISSVGANVVICEKGIDDVAQHFLAKKGILAVRRVKTSDMEKLAKATGGRIVTSIEDLSSADLGEAELVEERKIGDEKMTFVTGCKNPKAVSILIRGSSDMSIKEAERSVHDSLCVVRNVVQDPKVVAGGGAAEVEVALKLRQWARSLAGREQLAALQFADALEAIPEILAENAGLEPLDIMVQLKAEHEKGGIYSGVNVFEGKVSDMVKLNVLDPLAVKKQAIKSATEAALMVLKIDDIIAASALKKEEKGKKGAEGKAPEYEGGEF, encoded by the coding sequence ATGTCTGTACCCGCGCAAGCAGTTCCTGTACTCCTACTGAAGGAGGGTACTCAACGCACCGTTGGGAGGGATGCGCAGAGAGCCAACATCATGGCTGTTAAGATTATAAGTGAAGCTGTGAAAAGCTCGCTAGGCCCCATGGGCATGGATAAGATGCTGGTAAGTAGCTTCGGCGACGTAACCATTACCAACGACGGAGCAACCATACTTAAAGAGATGGATATACAACACCCTGCCGCTAAGATGATGGTCGAGGTGGCAAAGGCCCAGGATACTGAAGTTGGAGATGGAACTACTACCGCGGTTGTATTGGCTGGCGAACTACTTAGGAACGCTGAAGAGCTACTGGATCAAGATATACATCCCACGGTCATAATGGACGGGTATAGGAAAGCGATGAATAAGGCCCTAGAAATACTTGACAGCATAGCTATTAAGGTGGATCCCACGGATCGCGACACACTAATGAAGTGCGCTTTAACAACCCTTTCCGGTAAGTCCGCCGTAGCTGAAGCTAAAGAACTACTAGCTAAGCTAAGCGTAGACGCAATACTTCAAGTAGCTCGTAAGGTAGATGATAGGTGGGTCGTTGACGTCGACGACGTTAAAGTGGAGAAGAAGCGCGGTGAATCACTAACTGAAACCCAGCTAATAGGCGGCATAGTCCTAGATAAGGAAGTAGTACACCCCGGTATGCCTAAGCGTGTTGAAAAAGCTAAAATAGCGCTTCTAGAATGTCCGCTTGAAATAGAGAAGACGGAAATGACCGCTAAAATAAACATAACCAACCCGGAGCAGATGAAGGCCTTCCTCGATGAGGAGGCGAACATGCTGAGGAAGATGGTCGACAAAATATCATCGGTGGGCGCTAACGTAGTTATCTGTGAAAAGGGGATCGACGATGTAGCGCAACACTTCCTAGCTAAGAAGGGTATTCTCGCCGTTCGAAGGGTTAAAACATCGGATATGGAGAAGCTGGCTAAAGCAACCGGCGGTAGGATCGTAACCAGCATTGAAGACCTTAGCTCAGCAGATCTAGGCGAGGCTGAACTAGTGGAGGAGCGTAAGATTGGCGACGAGAAGATGACGTTCGTAACAGGGTGTAAGAACCCGAAGGCGGTCTCCATACTAATAAGGGGTAGCAGCGACATGAGCATTAAGGAGGCTGAACGCTCAGTCCACGACTCCCTCTGCGTGGTTCGAAACGTAGTACAGGATCCAAAAGTAGTAGCTGGAGGTGGAGCCGCCGAAGTGGAAGTAGCCCTTAAACTACGTCAGTGGGCTCGAAGCCTAGCTGGTAGAGAGCAGCTAGCAGCTCTACAGTTCGCCGACGCCTTAGAGGCCATACCGGAAATCCTAGCTGAGAACGCTGGTTTAGAGCCGCTCGACATAATGGTACAACTTAAAGCGGAACACGAAAAAGGCGGCATTTACTCCGGTGTAAACGTGTTTGAGGGTAAGGTTTCCGACATGGTTAAGCTAAACGTACTTGATCCACTCGCCGTTAAAAAGCAAGCCATTAAGTCCGCTACCGAAGCAGCCCTCATGGTCCTTAAAATAGACGATATAATAGCGGCCTCCGCCCTTAAGAAGGAGGAGAAAGGTAAGAAGGGGGCGGAGGGAAAAGCACCTGAATATGAAGGAGGCGAGTTTTAA
- a CDS encoding 4Fe-4S binding protein, whose translation MRLKLIYPHEHVSRPVLSSVVLRTGIPLNILEAKVTHSSAELTVEVPGGRLEVEKVASAFKVEGVTVKVIEKAALVDGEKCVSCGACISPCPVGAIKWEEDLSVTIKEEKCIRCRICVDTCPMHAITIL comes from the coding sequence TTGAGGCTTAAGCTTATCTATCCACACGAACACGTAAGTAGACCGGTGCTTTCCAGCGTAGTGTTAAGGACCGGTATACCCCTCAACATACTTGAGGCTAAGGTAACCCATAGTTCAGCCGAGCTTACAGTTGAAGTACCAGGAGGAAGGTTGGAGGTTGAAAAGGTAGCGTCCGCCTTTAAAGTTGAGGGTGTTACGGTTAAGGTTATTGAGAAAGCCGCCTTGGTTGATGGTGAAAAATGCGTATCCTGTGGGGCATGTATCTCTCCATGCCCCGTCGGCGCCATTAAGTGGGAAGAGGATTTAAGCGTTACGATAAAAGAGGAGAAATGTATTCGGTGTAGGATTTGCGTTGACACCTGCCCGATGCATGCGATAACAATACTTTAA
- the endA gene encoding tRNA-intron lyase, which yields MTVSSKPRIQATLFDNRVIVWDAKHGSSLYREGFYGKPIGIRKPKDFNFEKPLELSLLETLYLVEKGRISVQTETGKELTREELLSIASQRYEGFNNLYLVYKDLRDKGYVVRPGMKFGANFAVYKYGPGIDHAPFLVHVMPLQAKIDPIEVVRAGRLSHSVKKKFIVAVINQSTGAIDYLMFSWVKF from the coding sequence AAGCCTAGGATACAAGCTACCCTATTCGATAACAGGGTAATAGTATGGGATGCAAAGCATGGAAGTTCGCTTTACCGTGAAGGCTTTTACGGTAAGCCCATAGGTATACGGAAGCCTAAAGACTTCAACTTCGAAAAGCCCTTAGAACTATCGCTACTAGAAACCCTCTACCTAGTTGAGAAGGGCCGTATATCCGTGCAAACCGAGACCGGTAAAGAGTTAACTAGGGAGGAGCTTTTAAGTATCGCCAGTCAACGATACGAAGGCTTTAACAACCTATACCTCGTTTATAAGGACTTAAGGGATAAAGGCTACGTGGTTAGACCAGGCATGAAGTTCGGGGCCAACTTCGCCGTGTATAAGTACGGCCCCGGTATTGATCACGCCCCGTTCCTAGTCCACGTAATGCCCCTCCAAGCTAAAATAGACCCAATAGAGGTAGTTAGAGCTGGTAGATTATCGCATAGCGTAAAGAAGAAGTTTATAGTGGCTGTGATAAACCAGTCGACGGGCGCTATTGATTACTTAATGTTTTCATGGGTTAAGTTCTAG
- a CDS encoding UPF0280 family protein, whose protein sequence is MLPIHYARGLYRVRMVIGYSNLLVISEKLEAVRAAFNAISYHGEVLERYVQHNPLFKLSLTPVRVGWNAPYVARLAAEAAEIAGVGPMAAVPGALAEVAAVSMVKSGAKVAVVEDGGEIAAISIRPINVGVYAGSSPLSGRLGFKLEAADTPIGIATSSATVSKAINFGVADAAVAIADSAALADAAAKAICNAVIGDEAEEAVQRGLEAADEINCIRGALIVKGRYVGVKGKLPKLVAISGPLNELFKSVLMDTSLSPFYGV, encoded by the coding sequence ATGCTGCCTATCCATTACGCTCGAGGGCTTTACCGCGTACGTATGGTTATTGGGTACTCAAACCTACTTGTAATCAGTGAGAAGCTTGAAGCGGTAAGGGCGGCCTTTAACGCTATCTCGTATCATGGAGAGGTGCTTGAAAGGTATGTTCAACATAACCCCTTATTTAAGTTATCGTTAACCCCGGTGAGGGTTGGATGGAATGCTCCCTACGTAGCTAGGTTAGCCGCTGAAGCCGCTGAAATAGCCGGGGTGGGACCTATGGCGGCGGTTCCAGGAGCTTTAGCGGAGGTAGCCGCCGTAAGCATGGTTAAAAGTGGAGCTAAGGTAGCGGTCGTTGAAGACGGCGGTGAAATCGCCGCTATTTCAATTAGGCCTATTAACGTAGGGGTTTACGCCGGTTCATCACCCCTATCTGGACGCCTCGGGTTTAAGCTGGAGGCCGCCGATACACCTATAGGTATAGCTACTAGCTCCGCAACAGTTAGTAAAGCTATAAACTTCGGGGTTGCGGATGCAGCAGTAGCTATAGCTGATTCAGCGGCCTTAGCTGATGCGGCGGCTAAAGCCATTTGTAACGCCGTTATCGGCGATGAAGCGGAGGAAGCCGTACAGCGTGGATTAGAAGCCGCCGACGAGATAAATTGTATTCGCGGGGCCTTAATCGTTAAGGGTAGGTATGTAGGCGTTAAAGGTAAACTACCTAAACTCGTAGCGATTTCAGGTCCTTTAAACGAGCTGTTTAAATCCGTGCTTATGGATACTTCTTTAAGCCCCTTCTACGGTGTTTAA
- a CDS encoding Lrp/AsnC family transcriptional regulator: MSDVKIDGFDLKILRALQSDARKSYRDIANELNVAVGTVYNRIKKLMDKGVLKGYTVVLDPSRLGYDLTALILIQVDGAHLVEVENELAKFKDTVAVYDITGEFDVAVIAKFKTRDALNKFVKNILKIPYIKRTSTSVVLNVVKEPPIQLSV, encoded by the coding sequence TTGAGCGATGTAAAGATAGACGGGTTCGACCTTAAGATTTTAAGGGCCTTACAGAGTGATGCTAGGAAGAGTTATAGGGATATAGCTAACGAGCTTAACGTCGCGGTTGGCACCGTTTACAATAGGATTAAGAAGCTAATGGATAAGGGCGTATTGAAGGGGTATACCGTAGTACTCGATCCTTCACGGTTAGGATATGATTTAACCGCTCTAATCCTAATTCAGGTTGATGGCGCCCATCTAGTGGAGGTTGAAAACGAGTTGGCTAAGTTTAAGGATACCGTAGCCGTTTACGATATAACCGGGGAGTTTGATGTAGCCGTTATAGCTAAGTTTAAAACGCGTGACGCGCTTAATAAGTTCGTTAAAAACATACTTAAAATACCCTATATTAAGAGGACCTCTACAAGCGTGGTTTTAAACGTTGTAAAGGAGCCCCCCATCCAACTATCGGTTTAA
- a CDS encoding ferredoxin-thioredoxin reductase catalytic domain-containing protein: MKNTDEDRFKELLRWAEDYARMRGLRLNPDRRIVEMVLRGLLRNEAVKGARYCPCRVTTGNPEDDRRIICPCIYHSQEIEAYGRCKCGLFVSGKA; encoded by the coding sequence GTGAAGAATACGGATGAGGATAGGTTTAAGGAGCTATTAAGGTGGGCTGAGGACTACGCTAGGATGAGGGGTTTAAGGTTAAACCCTGACCGTAGGATCGTTGAAATGGTGCTTCGAGGCCTACTTAGGAACGAAGCCGTGAAGGGCGCTAGATATTGTCCTTGTAGGGTTACTACTGGAAACCCTGAGGATGATAGGCGGATCATCTGCCCCTGCATTTACCATTCGCAGGAGATAGAGGCCTATGGTAGGTGTAAATGCGGCCTCTTCGTTAGTGGAAAAGCTTAA